A single genomic interval of Nostoc commune NIES-4072 harbors:
- a CDS encoding DUF2358 domain-containing protein: MDIIEILKEDYQRFPANQTYSIYAPDVYFQDPLNKFRGVKRYKQMINFIETVFLNTKMDLHNIQRLGDTIKTEWTLSWNTPLPWKPRISIPGWSELSLNSDGLIVSHVDYWNCSRLDVVKQHLFAAKM, from the coding sequence ATGGATATCATTGAAATCCTCAAAGAAGACTATCAAAGATTCCCAGCAAATCAAACTTACAGCATTTACGCTCCAGACGTTTATTTTCAAGATCCACTAAATAAATTTCGTGGCGTTAAACGTTACAAACAGATGATTAATTTTATCGAGACTGTGTTTTTAAATACCAAAATGGACTTACATAACATTCAACGTTTAGGAGACACAATAAAAACAGAGTGGACACTCAGTTGGAATACTCCTCTCCCCTGGAAGCCACGAATTTCTATTCCTGGTTGGAGTGAATTAAGTCTCAACTCTGATGGTTTGATTGTCTCCCATGTCGATTATTGGAATTGTTCACGCTTAGATGTAGTAAAGCAGCATTTATTTGCTGCAAAAATGTAA
- a CDS encoding leucine zipper domain-containing protein, producing the protein MTPEEIAGTLTEIFGTSAVGAIAPGSWQVDTSAFRLLVLLSEDNTWLRVLLPIVPIQEAQPFLEQFLEANFDDTQEVRYALYEGVIWGVFQHNSGTLVSTDLSNAINRLVSLHQARLDNVFNRLIESRIRQIIQAAKQQGQSLQATMQSLERFYAEGLMGEINQTSEAREEVLAAWRRQLERLWNES; encoded by the coding sequence ATGACACCTGAAGAAATTGCGGGTACGTTAACAGAAATATTTGGCACATCGGCTGTTGGTGCGATCGCTCCTGGATCTTGGCAAGTAGACACTTCAGCTTTCCGGCTGTTGGTGCTGCTTTCTGAAGATAATACTTGGTTGCGAGTTTTACTACCTATTGTGCCTATCCAAGAAGCCCAACCATTTTTAGAACAGTTCCTAGAAGCCAACTTTGATGACACTCAAGAAGTACGTTACGCTTTGTATGAAGGGGTGATTTGGGGAGTATTTCAACATAACAGTGGCACTTTAGTAAGTACAGATTTGTCTAATGCAATTAATCGACTTGTATCTCTCCATCAAGCTAGATTAGATAATGTCTTTAATCGACTAATTGAAAGCCGTATCCGGCAAATTATTCAGGCAGCAAAACAGCAAGGACAATCTCTACAAGCTACTATGCAAAGCTTGGAACGCTTTTATGCAGAAGGATTGATGGGTGAAATCAATCAAACCTCAGAGGCGCGAGAAGAAGTTTTAGCTGCTTGGCGGCGTCAGTTAGAACGTTTATGGAATGAGAGTTGA
- a CDS encoding transposase translates to MLKNKYLKEWAKIVSYHFPDLSLPEVAGLATWSFGIVMTGSSSLTRVSEFIGRLNQENTNAVRQRLKEWYQEADAKTGKKRTAIDVTKCFAPLLQWILSMWNSEEKWLPLAVDSTNIGQHFTVLSVHVLYRGCGIPVAWKIVKGTEKGAWKPHWQQLFQSLKDVVPPEMQVVVSADRGLYADWLFDTICALNWHPFLRINYTGTYQIRGETEWQFLDKLVQKTGTSWSGIVTCFKTNPLNCTILARWDEGYKDPWLIVTDLLPQQGDALWYSLRSWIECSYRDIKSDGWQWHKTRLREPNRAERVWLAMAVATLWTITIGTDIEPHYLNNLSKELSPNHLDKKQDIPKKTVCKISCFLQGLIHILADLLNGKAISLTGLFPQPYHSTSAAAANTS, encoded by the coding sequence ATGCTAAAGAATAAGTATCTCAAAGAATGGGCGAAAATTGTTAGTTATCATTTCCCTGATCTATCTTTGCCAGAAGTAGCAGGTTTAGCNACTTGGAGCTTTGGGATAGTGATGACAGGCTCAAGTAGTCTAACCAGAGTCTCAGAATTTATCGGCAGGCTTAATCAAGAGAACACTAATGCAGTTCGACAAAGACTAAAAGAATGGTATCAAGAAGCAGATGCCAAAACAGGAAAAAAAAGAACTGCTATAGATGTAACTAAGTGCTTTGCTCCTCTACTCCAATGGATTTTGAGTATGTGGAACAGTGAAGAAAAATGGCTTCCTCTTGCGGTAGATAGCACTAATATTGGACAACACTTCACGGTTCTTTCTGTTCATGTTCTCTATCGGGGTTGCGGCATTCCTGTAGCTTGGAAAATTGTCAAAGGAACAGAAAAAGGAGCTTGGAAACCTCATTGGCAGCAATTATTCCAATCATTGAAAGATGTTGTTCCTCCGGAAATGCAAGTCGTTGTTTCAGCAGATAGAGGACTCTATGCTGACTGGTTGTTTGACACAATTTGTGCTTTGAATTGGCATCCTTTTTTACGAATTAATTATACTGGAACATATCAAATTAGAGGAGAGACCGAATGGCAGTTTTTAGATAAACTAGTACAAAAAACAGGGACGAGTTGGTCTGGAATAGTCACCTGTTTTAAAACTAATCCACTCAATTGCACAATACTTGCCCGTTGGGATGAAGGTTACAAAGATCCTTGGTTAATTGTCACGGATTTACTACCCCAACAAGGGGATGCTCTCTGGTATTCTTTACGTTCTTGGATTGAGTGTAGTTATCGGGATATCAAAAGTGATGGTTGGCAGTGGCATAAAACTCGTTTACGAGAACCAAATAGAGCCGAAAGGGTATGGTTAGCTATGGCTGTAGCTACCCTTTGGACTATAACAATTGGCACTGATATAGAGCCACATTACCTAAATAATTTATCGAAAGAACTTTCTCCAAATCATCTGGACAAAAAACAAGATATTCCCAAAAAAACTGTTTGTAAGATTTCTTGTTTTCTTCAAGGTTTAATTCATATTCTTGCTGACTTACTTAACGGCAAGGCTATTTCTTTAACTGGTTTGTTTCCACAACCCTACCACAGTACATCTGCTGCTGCTGCCAATACTTCCTAA
- a CDS encoding four helix bundle protein — translation MDKEEERRKIITHEDLIIYQKAFQAAITIFEISKRFPEEERYSLTDQIRRSSRSVCANLAEAWRKRRYKASFIAKLNECEAEAAETQVWLKFALRYQYLSIEEEKNLSGAYNQVLSGLVKMINQPEDWLIG, via the coding sequence GTGGACAAGGAGGAAGAACGCAGAAAAATTATAACCCACGAAGATTTAATCATCTACCAAAAAGCATTTCAGGCAGCTATAACTATTTTTGAGATATCAAAACGGTTCCCAGAGGAAGAAAGATACTCTCTTACAGACCAAATTCGTCGTTCATCTCGCTCAGTTTGTGCCAACTTAGCAGAGGCTTGGCGAAAAAGAAGATATAAAGCCTCATTTATCGCTAAATTAAACGAATGTGAAGCAGAAGCAGCAGAAACCCAGGTTTGGCTGAAGTTTGCTCTCAGATATCAGTATTTATCGATAGAAGAGGAAAAAAATTTATCTGGTGCATATAATCAAGTATTAAGCGGATTAGTCAAGATGATTAATCAACCAGAAGATTGGTTAATTGGTTGA
- a CDS encoding RNA-guided endonuclease InsQ/TnpB family protein, whose product MRTAYQYKLRPTTKQAIDIDRWLSMLCAQYNYLLADRFDWYERNRSPINACPLVCHIPELRDNPDYYSQKKTLPQLKKTHPWYGEIYSQVLQDIVKRVKVTFDRFLKGDSNGKRSGRPRFKSRDRYRTFTYPQMKDGCLQGNLITLPMFGIVKVLKHRPIPDGFKIKTASVTKKADGYYLTLSLEDTTVPNIKPDFNADSITGIDLGLKEFLTTSEGDVVSIPQHYRKSQKRLRAIQKRISRRKKGSNRRKKAIKQVAKQHKKVADKRKDFHFKTVNNLLKKYDVVVHEDLNVKGLSRSMLAKSVHDAGWSSFLSILSTKAENAGLLVIAVNPSGTSLDCSSCGVKVPKKLHERWHSCLCGCSLDRDHNAAIVIKNRAVGHPVLKAHRVSVRVASPPGEAIAGFGEKPTLYCTQSV is encoded by the coding sequence GTGAGAACAGCGTATCAATACAAACTACGACCAACAACAAAACAAGCCATTGACATAGATAGATGGCTGTCTATGTTATGCGCTCAATATAACTACTTGTTGGCTGATAGATTTGATTGGTATGAGCGTAATCGTTCACCGATTAACGCTTGCCCTCTTGTCTGCCACATACCAGAATTGCGCGATAACCCAGACTATTACTCACAAAAGAAAACGCTACCGCAGCTTAAAAAGACTCATCCTTGGTACGGCGAAATTTACTCGCAGGTACTACAAGATATAGTCAAACGAGTTAAGGTAACTTTTGACCGTTTTCTTAAAGGTGATAGTAATGGAAAACGAAGTGGACGACCTCGGTTTAAGTCACGCGACCGTTATCGCACGTTCACATATCCACAGATGAAGGATGGATGTTTGCAAGGCAATCTAATTACTTTGCCCATGTTCGGCATAGTTAAAGTCCTAAAGCATCGTCCTATTCCAGATGGCTTTAAAATTAAAACTGCATCTGTTACCAAAAAAGCTGATGGATATTATTTAACTTTAAGCCTTGAAGATACGACAGTACCAAATATTAAACCTGATTTCAATGCAGACTCAATTACAGGTATTGATCTCGGTTTAAAAGAGTTTTTGACAACTTCCGAGGGTGATGTTGTTTCAATCCCTCAGCATTACCGGAAATCTCAGAAGCGATTACGGGCTATTCAAAAACGTATCTCACGCCGTAAGAAAGGGAGTAATCGGCGCAAAAAAGCTATTAAACAAGTTGCCAAACAGCACAAAAAAGTAGCTGATAAGCGTAAAGACTTTCACTTCAAAACAGTCAATAATCTACTGAAAAAATATGATGTTGTAGTTCACGAAGATTTAAACGTCAAAGGTCTTTCTCGTTCCATGCTAGCCAAGTCTGTGCATGATGCTGGGTGGTCAAGCTTCTTGTCAATTCTAAGCACCAAAGCCGAAAATGCTGGGTTATTGGTAATTGCAGTGAATCCATCAGGTACTTCCCTTGATTGTTCTAGTTGTGGGGTGAAGGTTCCCAAAAAGTTGCATGAAAGATGGCATTCTTGTCTGTGTGGTTGCAGTCTAGATCGAGATCATAATGCAGCTATCGTAATAAAAAATAGAGCCGTGGGGCATCCGGTTCTTAAAGCTCATCGAGTATCCGTTCGCGTAGCGTCTCCGCCAGGAGAAGCAATAGCTGGATTTGGTGAGAAGCCTACACTGTACTGTACTCAGTCAGTGTAG
- a CDS encoding HupE/UreJ family protein: MFKTKLSQSHAWGEFSTLRLMHRHIGAIAVLIIISLLSSLSRTPDIHTISNCWEGFIWGLADPVIGLNCLVGIVAIGLLSSVFIRGAAIAGCFVLATVLGIVIHLFQLNLPGTEIAIAISTIVFGTMLMMPNQPNFIVLALVGISAGLFQGYADAESVIGAGMMPLIAYILGMTLTLFAVVMSAREIGSAMGMGENRILPWKISITGFALCAIGIVFLSNSIM, translated from the coding sequence ATGTTCAAAACTAAATTATCACAATCCCATGCTTGGGGCGAATTTTCTACCTTAAGGTTAATGCATCGCCATATTGGAGCGATCGCAGTCCTAATTATAATTAGCTTACTGAGTTCATTGAGTAGAACACCAGATATTCATACCATCTCTAACTGCTGGGAAGGCTTTATCTGGGGATTGGCAGATCCAGTAATTGGTTTGAATTGTTTAGTTGGTATTGTTGCTATTGGCTTACTCTCATCTGTATTTATTCGTGGTGCTGCGATCGCTGGGTGTTTTGTCTTAGCAACAGTTTTAGGCATTGTGATTCATTTATTTCAGCTAAATTTACCAGGTACAGAAATAGCCATCGCCATTTCTACCATCGTTTTTGGTACTATGCTGATGATGCCAAATCAACCAAACTTTATAGTACTTGCTCTAGTGGGCATCAGTGCTGGTTTATTTCAGGGTTACGCTGATGCCGAATCTGTTATTGGGGCAGGAATGATGCCATTAATTGCCTATATACTAGGCATGACCTTAACTCTGTTTGCGGTTGTCATGAGTGCCAGAGAAATTGGTAGTGCAATGGGTATGGGAGAAAACCGAATTTTACCTTGGAAAATTAGCATTACTGGCTTCGCTTTGTGTGCGATCGGCATTGTGTTTTTGAGCAATTCAATAATGTGA
- a CDS encoding SGNH/GDSL hydrolase family protein, which yields MFQLIKKPTEANTFQGTEQQTIRVLFIGNSYTYVNDLPWLTQHLAESAKETRMLETEMVVVAGATLKNHWKRGKALRLLRAKRWDYVVLQEQSTLPITNPKEMYKYASLFDAEIKRVNSQTVFYLTWAKQNQPETQQILTDSYMTITKELKAKVAPVGIAWQKVQEANPKLNLYSPDQSHPSPIGSYVAACVFYTTFLQNSPVGLSRRIYSSQFNTPQEGNRLELESLSETDAEIIQNLVECIVRNT from the coding sequence TTGTTTCAGCTCATAAAGAAGCCAACTGAAGCAAATACCTTCCAAGGAACAGAACAGCAGACAATCAGAGTTTTATTTATTGGCAACAGCTATACCTATGTTAATGACCTTCCTTGGTTGACACAACACTTGGCTGAGTCGGCAAAAGAAACTAGAATGCTCGAAACTGAAATGGTTGTGGTTGCTGGAGCTACCCTCAAAAACCACTGGAAACGTGGTAAAGCACTCAGGCTATTGAGAGCGAAACGGTGGGACTACGTAGTACTTCAAGAGCAAAGTACCTTACCGATTACTAATCCCAAGGAAATGTACAAGTACGCCAGTCTGTTTGATGCCGAAATCAAGCGAGTGAATTCTCAAACAGTATTCTACTTGACTTGGGCAAAGCAAAATCAACCAGAAACGCAACAGATATTGACCGATTCATACATGACAATTACTAAAGAACTGAAAGCCAAAGTTGCACCTGTTGGAATAGCTTGGCAAAAAGTTCAGGAAGCTAATCCGAAATTAAACCTTTATAGTCCAGATCAAAGCCACCCTAGTCCTATTGGCTCATACGTAGCAGCTTGCGTATTTTATACAACATTTTTACAAAATAGTCCGGTAGGGTTAAGTCGCCGTATATACAGTAGCCAATTTAATACCCCACAAGAAGGCAACAGACTTGAATTGGAAAGTTTAAGTGAAACAGATGCTGAAATAATTCAAAATTTGGTTGAGTGCATCGTCAGAAATACTTGA
- a CDS encoding endonuclease, with amino-acid sequence MKFIKLLLLNIALIFFAWISPLQASPIAQLPTPVPSVPERETTSLKNSQDVLTVATFNVENLDPKDRRFDNIAKIILNNLNAPDVISLIEVQDNNGPINDDVVNANQTYQKLIAALEDIGSPAYDFVDIPPRDDQDGGEPGGNIRVGLLFRPSRITLAKLPRRGGSLDAVAITQGSNGLDLSLNPGRIDPTNSAFEQSRKPLAAEFIFNDQKLFIIANHFVSKRGGSPTDAQRVKQAEIVNGFVAQLLQVDPQAKVIVLGDLNDVPDSLSLKTLKGNILENLTDRLPVSDRFSFKFSGNLELIDHLLVSENLSRVAQPEIDIVHVNVGFSRPVSDHDPVIAAFTLPANQSTSDTISPVSQPPVSDTIPPVSQPTPANDPAIILPQLAKFALVDELAKEYTPSKILNYDRARDEMFGIIDNRAGIVTDIYASYPIRLTGNGDPSQEADKLGLNTEHVWPQSKGADKGNSRSDLHHLFPAREDINSERGNKPFDDIADTITKKWYRNDTVQSTIPTSGIDEFSESGSAKFEPREKVKGDIARAVFYFYTIYRNQAESVDRNYFQNQRQTLCKWNQQDLPDITEIERSHAIAKFQGNDNPFVLDATLAERAYCNS; translated from the coding sequence ATGAAATTTATTAAATTGCTACTACTTAATATTGCTCTCATCTTCTTTGCCTGGATTAGTCCACTGCAAGCTAGTCCAATAGCTCAATTGCCAACTCCTGTACCTTCAGTTCCAGAACGTGAAACAACATCTCTGAAAAATTCCCAGGATGTATTGACTGTTGCGACTTTTAATGTTGAGAATTTAGACCCGAAAGATCGACGCTTTGATAATATTGCCAAAATTATTCTCAATAATTTGAATGCACCAGATGTCATCAGTTTAATTGAAGTTCAGGATAATAACGGGCCAATCAATGATGACGTTGTGAATGCAAACCAGACTTACCAAAAACTGATTGCTGCGCTCGAAGATATCGGTAGTCCAGCATACGATTTTGTTGATATTCCGCCCCGTGACGATCAAGATGGTGGAGAACCTGGAGGCAATATCCGTGTCGGTTTATTGTTTCGACCCAGCCGGATAACTCTAGCAAAACTGCCCAGAAGAGGCGGTTCATTAGATGCTGTGGCTATTACTCAAGGTTCAAATGGTCTTGACCTCTCGCTTAACCCAGGTCGCATTGACCCTACAAATAGTGCTTTCGAGCAAAGCCGTAAGCCACTTGCGGCAGAGTTTATATTTAACGATCAAAAACTGTTTATCATTGCTAATCACTTTGTTTCTAAAAGAGGGGGTTCTCCCACCGACGCTCAACGAGTGAAACAAGCCGAAATCGTTAATGGATTCGTAGCGCAACTACTACAAGTTGACCCGCAAGCCAAAGTAATTGTACTGGGTGATTTAAACGATGTACCAGATTCCCTATCTCTGAAGACCTTGAAGGGTAATATTCTGGAAAATCTGACTGATCGTTTACCTGTTAGCGATCGGTTTAGTTTTAAATTTAGTGGAAATCTTGAACTTATTGACCATTTGTTGGTCAGTGAAAATCTTTCTCGTGTTGCTCAACCGGAAATTGACATTGTGCATGTCAATGTTGGCTTTAGTAGACCTGTCAGCGACCACGATCCGGTGATTGCAGCGTTTACATTACCTGCTAACCAGTCTACCTCTGACACCATCTCTCCTGTTAGCCAACCTCCCGTAAGTGATACCATCCCTCCTGTTAGCCAACCTACTCCCGCGAATGATCCGGCAATTATATTGCCTCAATTAGCCAAATTCGCTTTAGTTGACGAACTAGCTAAAGAGTATACGCCTAGCAAAATCTTGAATTACGATCGCGCAAGAGATGAAATGTTTGGCATTATTGATAACCGAGCAGGGATTGTGACAGATATTTATGCCAGTTACCCAATCCGTTTAACTGGTAATGGCGATCCTAGTCAGGAAGCTGACAAATTAGGACTGAATACGGAACATGTTTGGCCACAGAGTAAAGGTGCTGATAAAGGTAATTCCCGAAGTGACCTTCACCATCTATTTCCTGCACGAGAAGATATCAATAGTGAGCGAGGCAATAAACCCTTCGATGATATAGCCGACACGATAACTAAGAAATGGTATCGAAATGATACTGTTCAATCTACAATTCCTACTAGTGGAATTGACGAGTTTAGCGAATCAGGATCTGCCAAATTTGAGCCGAGAGAGAAAGTAAAAGGAGATATAGCTAGAGCAGTGTTCTACTTTTACACTATCTATCGGAATCAGGCTGAGAGCGTAGACCGAAATTACTTTCAGAATCAGCGTCAAACTTTGTGTAAATGGAATCAGCAAGACCTACCTGATATTACTGAAATAGAACGCAGTCATGCGATCGCTAAATTTCAAGGTAATGACAATCCATTCGTATTAGATGCCACCTTAGCAGAACGGGCATACTGTAATTCGTGA
- a CDS encoding helix-turn-helix domain-containing protein, translated as MLLNYQYRAYPNTNQKLELNYWLRVCRYWYNKQLGDRFDWVHELQYARSAKVASNTNGLSLP; from the coding sequence ATGTTGCTTAATTACCAGTATCGAGCCTACCCAAATACCAATCAAAAACTAGAACTCAATTATTGGTTGCGAGTCTGCCGATACTGGTACAACAAGCAACTAGGAGATAGATTTGATTGGGTTCACGAATTACAGTATGCCCGTTCTGCTAAGGTGGCATCTAATACGAATGGATTGTCATTACCTTGA